The following nucleotide sequence is from Tribolium castaneum strain GA2 chromosome 5, icTriCast1.1, whole genome shotgun sequence.
aaattattaattaattttataaaatactgaaaataaaCACGACCCTCACCTTAACATGAAATTCCTTCGCGTATTGATTTGCATTATTTCCACTCTTGTCTGGCCCCATCTTAATCTTCGCAAAATCAGCAACCTTTCGTATTGGAATTCATACTTTAATTGTAGGTAGTTTTTTACAGTACCATGTATACGTATCACAAATCTATCATTTTGCAGCTCttttgataataatattaataattttaattattggaGATAAAGTGGTGGACTTTATGTACGTATTAAAGAAGAATTCTGTGTTATAATATAACGaaactaagtaaaaaatataattttttcaggtaatttttttaggaaGTTTAAAACCATATTTAGGTAGGTTgtacaaaaacagaaattaggtattaaaatgtgataatttaggatacattttttattaattcctactacaggaaaaataaaaaatataatttttattgcagtAAATTCCACTACAAAAATACTTAAAGAAACAACATGAACtacattttgtcaaaaatttaaaattatctatTACAGTTAATTAACTGTAACCTAAatattgctttaaattaaaaaaattaaaatatacattagtactaaaatcaatcacaatttttttcattcaatgaactttttatttacagtagatttttcttttcagaattttttgtatagtataatttttccaaaactcCTGGaatacattttacaaaaatttaagtttgttCACGAGTTTAATTGGTCAACAGATCTACTGTTCTTAATTTAAGAAACtaagtcatttttcaaagtggCTTGACTACAGTAATGGTCAGCATTAGCAAAGGCTTGTAAGTCTTCCAAAGAGTCTTCACTAATAAGCTGACACATCACATTCcgaataaaaaaccaatacacTAATACGAGTAATAAGAgactgaaaagctaaaaaaaaactgcgGTACACAGAAAAATTATAGCAACAGTAttaagattaaaattctgcagatctaaattaaaaaattatagaactGCAAAATAAGGACATTAATAAGATtgaggaaaaaaattgaggaaattaataatatgaTGTACTGTGGGGAAATTAAGAAAGTAAAAAGCTGAGGAACAagggaaacaaaaaaattgttgtaaaataaagtaattatgaaattgatacaaaaaatttttttaaaaatatcttattttaaattaggaaGGTTAAACACACGTGTACCATATAATCTGTGCCTGTAGGCTGTTTAAAACGCATTTAGGATACAATTCAATTTaggaatttaggaaaaataaaaagggtgtaaaatatttccatttttaacaaaacaaatttatttcgagttttgaaaaaagccCTTACAACTGCGTAATGAAATACAAGTCCTGAAAATAAACAGACACATGAATGGCGGCGCGTATTCGCAGTACTCCCACTCTTGTTCGGACCAAATTTGTGGACGTCTGAAACCTTGCGCATATCCGAACGTGAATTGCATTGAACGTAACTTCTGCGAACTCCTTGCGACCTATTTAAACAGTAGCTTGtagttttactaaaataaaaaagtatccAGTCACCAAACACGGTGAGTTCCAAGTTTACTACCAATTTATCCTAAAAATCAGCTTTCAGATGGCAGTCGTTTCAGCTGAAACGTAcgacataatttttttcgtgatATTTGCTGTGGTGGGCTTGATGTCGGTCATGGTCATCTCCCTCTTTATTTTCatgattattaaatttaaaaaactgcgcCAAGAAACAACTAATGTGATCTTCCttcatttcaatatttttgaaattgcgATTTCTTTAGGGCTATTATTTATCCGGaactatttttactgtgcaactTCCCAAATCTTAGTTAGTGCCCTGTTTGGAAAATTCGAAATCATATGGCTCCTAATCTGCGATAGTTACATCAAAATTTACTGGGCGAACAAGTATGAACGTTTTAGTCGCGTTTGTAAATATCTTCTTATTGGGATTTATGTTTTAACTGTGGGCActcctttttttctaacgCCGTGGTGTACATCGGATGAAGATataattactgttttttattttgttgcgaTGTTGGGTCTAGGTCTTTTGGtattggttttaattatttttaatatcgtACATGCGATTAGGAAACGAAAGTTAACTAATTACAAGTCGAGCAATATTGGATTGGCGGTACCAAATATTTTCTTCTTGGTGTTGTGTCCAActctaataatatttttttttcgatataGTTTTGGTGAAGTTGGTCCACTTATTctggcaattttttgtttgttggttGGGATGAATCCCATATTTAACTTAATTTatgtttacttttttgacaGTGATTATAAAATGCTCTTGAAACTATGTTTTACATGCAAGTGTGGGGAATACGACAGTGTAAATTTGGAAGACCCGTCTGTACGTAATGgcgtaaattttgtaaatggtGGTATACAACTTGCCCAAGAGTAAATATTATTacctttcttaatttttttattatttttttgaactaaaaaattactaatattGGGTGTTTCATTAAACACCGTTTTTTACGGTCTGTGTGTAAATTGCCTTGAAGAtcattcttaaaattttttaataataattaaaacttaactCCTACATAATATGTAGGAAACTGGCTTTGCTAAACTATCAAAATCAAAtcatcaattatttttatgaaatactCAGAATGAACACTAAACAGCGTCAAAACAAGGCAGAAGACCTTCATGTGGATTAATTCGCAGGATTCCGACTATTTCTTTGGCCACATTGTGGTGAATCATCAGGAGAGCTGAAACGTTGCGCACATTTCAGAGCTTAACGTATGTGGTATGTCATGTATTTATAAACTCCTATCTGCAAGCAGTACAAACTGTGCCACTGGCAAACACTTATTAACCCATTCTGTAGCTTGTAACAGAAAACTCGATGAGTTACAAGTTCACTCAAGGAGTTTATTTATACTGAAAAATCAGCTTTACAGATGCCGTCCATTATAGATAACACGGTCCAAACTGTGAGACGATACAAGTAACAAAATCTTCCTATTATCTGTTtcgaaactataaaaacgccaacgtcgtattttgccgaattatttttttaaataattttttaaattcataaaatagttattaataattaaagtataaattacattagctattatttttttaattccttaaataatttataacagctaattttgggagaaaatgcgacgttggcgtttttatagttttgaaacagctgatacattttaataatttggaaaTTCTGATTTTGATTGCTGCGGCTTTAGGAGTACGTGCGCCAATTGCTCAGAACTcagattattattaattattatattattattaatattatacatgccaaatattttttcgtagTTTCATGTCCTActctaataatatttttgtatcTAACATTGATGCATATAAATGCTCTAGatattttgaaacttttatgattattgctttttttcaatttctgtatttaattcatgtttatttttttgtcagtgattataaacaaagttttaaatgtaaatgtgGGGATTACGACAGAGTAAATTTGGAAGATCAGACTAACATATAAAGATGCACATGTTGGTGTACTAGTTGACCAAAGAAAAAACTATGATGTATGTCAAGTTCACTATTTTATATTcttttatcaataaaaaaactgttttatatattattattttgttattattctGATTAAATTCCTATCACTAATAGACAATTGATTAATAGACATGCTACAGTTAACAAACTGCACTAAACCACTTTTAACAAATAGTACTACTATTAATAGGCAACCAAATATCGTCCACATCAACAAAATTCTTTTGCATTTTGCGTAGGTACGCACTTGTTTGGCCACATATGACTCACATGAAACTTTGCGCATTTCGAAGActaaattttacatttacGAGCTAACTCTAATCTACAGGTttgcttaatttatttaaaaaaatcacaactaatttaatcttttcatattttccttTCTAGTACTTTGgacctattttattttttattcgttattcccttttttatttttttccagtcCATGATGAGTAGTTACGCACAGTTTCAATACCACAATATCTAAATTCGTATAATTAGGTTTAGTATTGATTATCTTGTTTATTTGCTCTCATTTAAGCAAGAGTTGGCTCAGAACTTGTGCACAACATTatgttttcctacaaaaacaaattggatGACTtatactaaaatattttcctcAATGTGTGAACTTGTGGAGCCATTTACGTGTGTCATGCATTAATTGGTATAAACATTCCTATTACAGGTGTTATTTTATGGTcagtaaaaaagaaaaacttaatttatgtTGATTTTGTGATAACAATTTCAACCTATTTCTGACAAAAGTTTTCACGTGTAGATGTAGGAGTAAACGGAATacaaattatactaaatttaATCTCATTTAAGtgcacttttttgtattttttcgattaataaaacttttacacAAATCACCTTAAATGcgtgttaataataaatataaaattacgaCGTTTATTAAATGATGGTGTGAGAACAACAACTGACCACTTCCCACTACACCAGAAATTTTGAGAAACATAAGTACTATCTCTCATTCTTGATTACTGTTTATCAGTTATCcgctaataacaataacacacCAGCTACTGTGCTGTTTAAGATGCATAAATATAAATTCGTCTTCGTATCGattgaatttgtttatttgacCACATTTGACCATGAGTCATCTCAAAACTTGTGCACATTTCAAACAATAACTAATCTTGCAGTTGATACTGAGCATTTGTGAATGTAAGAAGGTGAGTGAATTTTGCGCAATTCGCGTGAAAACTCATCTTTTCAGATGGTCGCTGTCACTGTCGATGGAATGACGACGGATTTACCGAGAAATTCGTCCGATCTTTACGAACCTCGCGATGAAATTCCCTACCATCGAATTTTCATCGAGTTGTTCACCATCGTGGCTTTGGTGTCTCTAGCGGCCAATTCCTTccttatttttgtcattttcaagTACAAGAAGTTGCGAAAAGAGACAACGAATAAGATCTTCCTCCATTTGAATATCCTGCAAGCTCTATTTTGGATTGCGACACCGCTGACTTTACAACTGGGCTACGAGTTTGAGTGGAGTTTTTCGGTGGAGTTGGGAGTGTTTTGTACCCTTTACCAAATTGAACTGAATGCCGCGTTTGCCGTAACAGGCATTCTGTTTGTTCTAGTCTGTGATAGTTTCCTCAGCATTTATTGCAAAGAAAAGTATAAAACGTTTGGTCggttttataaatattttctaataGGCGTTTATGTTTTAACTGTGTGCACTTCACTGGCCACAATACAATATTGTTTCCTCTTACATTACATGATTTTGTATACTTATCACGTCATGATCGTTGCTACACTCATTTTTGtcgtgtttttaattattattaatatagtACATGCGGTTAAGAAacgaaaattaacaaattatcaCTCGAGCAATATTGGATTAGCTgtgccaaatatttttttccttttgtgGAGCCCTTTtctcatatttttattgataggTTTTCTAGCTGGTCTGGGGGAGCCTATTACGGCCATTGTTTTGTGTTCTTTAGGTTTTTCAAGTCctgtgtttaatttaatttacgtTTACTTTTacgataataattttaatgtgtttttgaGGCAAGTTTTCACGTGCAGGTGtaaagaatataaaaatgaaaatttggaaGACCAGTCTGTCGCATACAACGGTGTGGAAGGGGTCCAAATTAGCCAAAACGAAATTTAATGCTacataagtatttttttgtatgttttcgtttaataaaactgttacACAACTCGACTTCAATgcttttttctactttggtttcacaaactTTTATGCAACACCttttagtgaatttttagttgtatTGACAGTGCTGACCTGGGTGTCATCACTGTCATCTGTCACCACTGTAATTTAATGTGTGGTCAacgtcaagtcgtttattgacaaagtccgaataattaacaaaattaagaggaaatagtttgaacagattttgataagttaaagtaaacacaaacaacaaaaatagaaagtagaaaaaattgtatattacactcgttttgtaagacttaattgtggcacttcttcgtcgtgctccaaaaccattcgtatcacaatagaacgtctttTAAAACTTATATAATAATGtactatttaataattataaaagtatGACGCCTAAAACCAAGCTTATCAAATGATATTGAGAATCTGATAACAATAACTGACCTCTTCTCAGTACGTAAATAATTTACccaaaattcttttattcttGATTACTGTTTATCAATTATGCGCTAATGACAATAATACAGCAGCTACTGTGCTGCTGTAATAGATACATAAATTCGGTTTTGCTTGTTTATCTCAAGACTTGTGCACACTTCAAGCAATCGAAATTTCTCTGCACTTTTGCAATTGAAACTCATCATTTGTGAATACAAGGTGAGTGAATTTCGCCTATTTCTCGTGAAAAATCAGATCTTCAGATGACCACTGGAGGACCGGATATGACGGGAAATTTCTCAGATGCCTACGAACCTTTCTATGAGAGTCCCTACCATCGAATTTTCATCGAGTTGTTGACCACTGTGGCTTTGGCGTCTTTCGCAGCCAACTCCTtccttatttttgttattttcaagTACAAGAAGTTGCGAAAGGAGACAAcgaataagatttttcttcatttGAATATCCTGCAAGCTCTGTTTGGGTTTGTGACCCAGTTGAATTTACGACTGGGTTACGTATTTTTTGAGTGGAGTTGTGAGTTCTGCGTGTTTTGTTCTCTTTACCAAATTGAACTGAATGCTGCGTTCACCATAACAGGCATTCTGTTTCTTTTAGTCTGTGATAGTTTTCTCAACATCTATTGCAAAGAAAAGTATCAAAAGTTTGGccgtttttataaatatttcctAGTAGGTCTTTATGTATTAACTGTGTGCACTTCATTGGCGACAATACgatattgttttttgttaaattatgtgGTTTTCAAGCCTTATTATGTTATGATAATTGCTGCCCTCATTATTGTTGTGTTtctgattattattaatatcatACATGCAGTTAGGAAACGAACATTGACAAATTATCAGTCGAGCAATATTGGATTAGTTGTgcctaacattttttttttgttatggaGCCCttttatcatatttttattgctaAATGCACTAGCTAATTTAGGGGATCCTACAACGGCTACTGTTTTATCTACTTTAGGTTTTTCAGATCCTGTGTTTAACTTAGTTTACGTTTACTTCTatgacaataattttaatggatTTTTGAGACAAGTTTTCACGTGTAGGTGTAAAGAATATAATAGTGAAAATTTCGAAGACCAGTCTGTCGCATACAACGATGTGGAAGGGGTCCAAatcacccaaaatgaaaattaatttttgtactaattactaataaaacaattaaataactgGATCtgtttttaatcattttgtttGGCAAATCTGTTATCTCACTGTTTATCTTTTTCCAAGAAGTCAAGGTCAAGAAGTAATCAGTTTTGTGTTCACTATGTCAATAAATGAAAGATTTAGTTTGTCAAActggaaaaaatttgtttgtctCATGGAttataaacaattaatttaacagtttaattcaaatttttaatttaatgccGCTTTCTGTTTTACaggaaatgaataaataattttagttttgctGATTATTATTCATCAAATCATCAATTCATCATTCTAATTTCAAGTTATTGACTTACGTTCTTCTTAACAGAAAAACTCGTACATAAATGGAAAACAGCTCAATTTAATAAGTTAGTAGAAGAACGAAAACCGTAATCAATTAATTACAGAAAAGCAATAAATCTCGCACTAAATTATGCGCGAATTTTAACTTTCACCAAGACAAATTTAAGGAAATCCGAAACGACACCGCCAACCGTATTgtattaacaattatttttaacaaaccgAATTAAATGCGAATAATAATGCTCTCCCAAATAAGAGTTTCCGATCTGTTGGGACACATTTTTTCCGGCTTTAGGAGTAAATAATTTACACTGTTCACTTGCAAAACAGTTTTCTAATGTCGGTATGCGAATGGGCATAATATTTTATGCTATTCAGCTATTTTACGTTGAGTTAGTTAACAGTTAGAAAGAGTTGGCGGAAATCAATCATTAGTACTACGACATCGATGTTTCAGAAAAACTggagatttattaaaacattaagCACCTCATTAGAAAGAATATCCTGTCTCTGTTAACAATAACAAAGTGAAACCATATCATAAAGGTAACTGAACCAAATTTTCCTTACAATGAACTCTGAATTTAATGGGTAagtgcattattaatttacaccACTTCGCACGCTCTTCTGTGTGatccttaaaaatttggacGCATTCcagttgctttattttattgaattctACTTTTCCCAGCTCCTTAAActagatttttattgtctgttataattcattaattgtgtcagttttaacaagatgttggaaaaatg
It contains:
- the LOC100142444 gene encoding uncharacterized protein LOC100142444, whose amino-acid sequence is MVAVTVDGMTTDLPRNSSDLYEPRDEIPYHRIFIELFTIVALVSLAANSFLIFVIFKYKKLRKETTNKIFLHLNILQALFWIATPLTLQLGYEFEWSFSVELGVFCTLYQIELNAAFAVTGILFVLVCDSFLSIYCKEKYKTFGRFYKYFLIGVYVLTVCTSLATIQYCFLLHYMILYTYHVMIVATLIFVVFLIIINIVHAVKKRKLTNYHSSNIGLAVPNIFFLLWSPFLIFLLIGFLAGLGEPITAIVLCSLGFSSPVFNLIYVYFYDNNFNVFLRQVFTCRCKEYKNENLEDQSVAYNGVEGVQISQNEI
- the LOC103314934 gene encoding uncharacterized protein LOC103314934, whose product is MTTGGPDMTGNFSDAYEPFYESPYHRIFIELLTTVALASFAANSFLIFVIFKYKKLRKETTNKIFLHLNILQALFGFVTQLNLRLGYVFFEWSCEFCVFCSLYQIELNAAFTITGILFLLVCDSFLNIYCKEKYQKFGRFYKYFLVGLYVLTVCTSLATIRYCFLLNYVVFKPYYVMIIAALIIVVFLIIINIIHAVRKRTLTNYQSSNIGLVVPNIFFLLWSPFIIFLLLNALANLGDPTTATVLSTLGFSDPVFNLVYVYFYDNNFNGFLRQVFTCRCKEYNSENFEDQSVAYNDVEGVQITQNEN